Proteins encoded by one window of Candidatus Nomurabacteria bacterium:
- the rsmI gene encoding 16S rRNA (cytidine(1402)-2'-O)-methyltransferase produces MAILYIVATPIGNLEDITLRALRILKEVDLILCEDTRTTKTLLMKYDIKTPTQSYHSNTTDAKHEALMRELASGKTMALVTDAGTPCISDPGVLLVKKLRELNDPNITIVPIPGASACITALSASGIPSATFTFYGFLPHKKGRETLFKEIIGIKHTAVFYESPHRLTKTLEKLTTLIPKRHMVIGRELTKKFEEIKAGSVHELATYFTKNSGHIRGEFVLILEGIS; encoded by the coding sequence ATGGCAATACTCTATATAGTCGCCACCCCGATCGGGAACCTTGAAGATATAACACTTCGAGCACTACGGATACTCAAGGAAGTTGATCTTATATTATGCGAGGACACTCGTACGACTAAGACGCTTTTGATGAAGTATGACATCAAAACTCCAACACAGAGTTACCACAGTAATACTACAGACGCTAAACATGAAGCTCTCATGAGAGAATTAGCAAGTGGCAAAACTATGGCACTCGTAACAGACGCTGGCACACCCTGCATATCAGATCCTGGAGTATTGCTTGTAAAGAAACTGCGTGAACTGAATGACCCCAATATAACTATTGTGCCGATACCAGGTGCGTCTGCATGTATTACGGCCTTGTCGGCATCTGGTATACCATCTGCTACGTTTACGTTTTATGGATTTCTGCCGCACAAGAAAGGCCGAGAAACTTTATTCAAGGAAATAATTGGCATCAAACATACTGCTGTTTTTTATGAATCGCCGCATAGACTGACGAAAACATTGGAAAAGTTGACAACACTTATTCCAAAACGCCATATGGTAATCGGCAGGGAATTAACCAAGAAATTCGAAGAGATTAAAGCTGGCAGTGTTCATGAACTTGCAACGTACTTTACAAAAAATAGTGGCCATATACGAGGGGAATTTGTCCTTATCCTAGAAGGGATTTCGTAA
- a CDS encoding rhodanese-related sulfurtransferase, with the protein MYTIILFYKYLPIENPDEEMARQRAVCEVLGLKGRMIIASEGINGTFEGMTENIEKYITWMQSRKRFKQIHWKKSVGTGEAFPRLSIKVRDEIVSLHLGEEGDINPNVITGTHLPPHELKKWYDEGKEFYVVDMRNDYELKVGKFEGTVFPGMENFRDLKENVKEIANLKNKTVLTVCTGGVRCEKASGYLKREGFKDVYQLDGGIVSFMEKYPGEHFEGSLYVFDNRITMHFNDKEKHNVIGICERCGEKSERYVNCANLACHKHFICCEGCAQSATESYCSASCEESLIMK; encoded by the coding sequence ATGTATACGATTATTCTATTCTACAAATACCTACCCATAGAAAACCCAGACGAAGAAATGGCACGACAACGTGCTGTGTGTGAAGTGCTAGGTCTAAAAGGACGGATGATAATCGCGTCTGAAGGCATCAATGGCACTTTTGAAGGGATGACAGAAAATATTGAAAAATATATTACGTGGATGCAATCTAGGAAGCGTTTTAAACAGATTCATTGGAAAAAAAGTGTAGGTACTGGCGAAGCTTTCCCGAGGCTATCAATCAAAGTACGTGATGAGATCGTATCGCTTCATTTAGGCGAAGAAGGCGATATCAATCCAAATGTTATAACGGGTACCCATTTACCGCCACACGAGCTCAAGAAATGGTACGACGAAGGCAAAGAATTCTATGTCGTCGACATGCGCAATGACTATGAACTCAAGGTGGGGAAATTTGAGGGTACGGTTTTTCCAGGCATGGAGAATTTCCGTGATCTCAAAGAGAATGTAAAAGAAATTGCAAATTTGAAAAATAAAACAGTACTGACGGTTTGTACTGGTGGCGTACGTTGTGAAAAAGCGTCAGGATATCTCAAACGGGAAGGATTTAAGGACGTCTATCAACTCGATGGTGGCATAGTATCCTTTATGGAGAAATATCCTGGGGAGCATTTCGAAGGTAGTCTCTATGTCTTCGATAATCGAATCACGATGCACTTCAATGATAAAGAAAAACACAACGTTATAGGGATATGTGAGCGTTGTGGTGAGAAATCTGAACGATACGTGAACTGTGCTAATCTCGCATGCCACAAGCATTTTATTTGCTGTGAAGGATGTGCTCAATCAGCAACTGAATCTTACTGTAGTGCAAGCTGTGAAGAATCACTAATTATGAAATAA